A single Eulemur rufifrons isolate Redbay chromosome 9, OSU_ERuf_1, whole genome shotgun sequence DNA region contains:
- the HIC1 gene encoding hypermethylated in cancer 1 protein isoform X2 has translation MLDTMEAPGHSRQLLLQLNNQRTKGFLCDVIIVVQNALFRAHKNVLAASSAYLKSLVVHDNLLNLDHDMVSPAVFRLVLDFIYTGRLADGAEAAAAAAVAPGAEPSLGTVLAAASYLQIPDLVALCKKRLKRHGKYCHLRGGGGGGGGYAPYGRPGRGLRAATPVIQACYSSPAGPPPPPAAEPPSGPEAAVNTHCAELYASGPGPAAALCAPERRCSPLCGLDLSKKSPPGSAAPERPLGERELPPRPDSPPSAGPTAYKEPPLALPPLPPLPPLPFQKPEEAAPPPDPFRGGVGSPGPEPSGRPDGSSLLYRWMKHEPGLGSYDELGRERGSPGERCEERGGDAAASPGGLPLGLAPPPRYPGSLDGPGTGGDGDDYKSSSEETGSSEDPSPPGGHLEGYPCPHLAYGEPESFGDNLYVCIPCGKGFPSSEQLNAHVEAHVEEEEALYGRAEVAEVAAGGPGLGPPFGGGGDKVAGAPGGLGELLRPYRCASCDKSYKDPATLRQHEKTHWLTRPYPCTICGKKFTQRGTMTRHMRSHLGLKPFACDACGMRFTRQYRLTEHMRIHSGEKPYECQVCGGKFAQQRNLISHMKMHAVGGAAGAAGALAGLGGLPGVPGPDGKGKLDFPEGVFAVARLTAEQLSLKQEDKAAAAQLLAQTTHFLHDPKVALESLYPLAKFTAELGLSPDKAAEVLSQGAHLAAGPDGRTIDRFSPT, from the coding sequence ATGCTGGACACGATGGAGGCGCCCGGCCACTCGAggcagctgctgctgcagctcaACAACCAGCGCACCAAGGGCTTCTTATGCGACGTGATTATCGTAGTGCAGAACGCCCTCTTCCGCGCGCACAAGAACGTGCTGGCGGCCAGCAGCGCCTACCTCAAGTCCCTGGTGGTGCATGACAACCTGCTCAACCTGGACCATGACATGGTGAGCCCGGCCGTGTTCCGCCTGGTGCTGGACTTTATCTACACCGGCCGCCTGGCTGACGGcgcagaggcagcagcagcagcggccgTGGCCCCGGGGGCCGAGCCGAGCCTGGGCACCGTGCTGGCCGCCGCCAGCTACCTGCAGATCCCTGACCTCGTGGCACTGTGCAAGAAGCGCCTCAAGCGCCATGGCAAGTACTGCCACCTGCGGGGcggtggcggcggtggcggcggctaTGCTCCCTACGGGCGACCCGGCCGGGGCCTGAGGGCCGCCACGCCCGTTATCCAGGCCTGCTACTCCTCCCCGGCTGGGCCTCCACCGCCGCCTGCCGCGGAGCCGCCGTCAGGCCCCGAGGCCGCGGTCAACACGCACTGCGCGGAGCTGTACGCCTCGGGCCCCGGCCCGGCCGCCGCACTCTGTGCTCCGGAGCGCCGCTGCTCCCCTCTCTGTGGCCTGGACTTGTCGAAGAAGAGCCCACCTGGCTCTGCGGCTCCCGAGCGGCCGCTAGGTGAGCGCGAGCTGCCCCCGCGCCCAGACAGCCCTCCCAGCGCCGGCCCCACCGCCTACAAGGAGCCACCACTCGCCTTGCCGCCGCTGCCTCCGCTGCCTCCGCTGCCCTTCCAGAAGCCTGAGGAGGCCGCACCGCCTCCGGACCCGTTCCGTGGCGGCGTTGGCAGCCCGGGACCCGAGCCTTCCGGCCGCCCCGACGGGTCCAGCCTCCTCTACCGCTGGATGAAGCACGAGCCGGGTCTGGGTAGCTACGACGAGCTGGGCCGGGAGCGCGGCTCCCCGGGCGAGCGCTGCGAGGAGCGTGGCGGGGACGCGGCCGCCTCGCCCGGGGGGCTCCCGCTTGGCCTAGCACCACCGCCACGCTATCCAGGCAGCCTGGACGGGCCGGGCACGGGCGGTGACGGCGACGACTACAAGAGCAGCAGCGAGGAGACTGGCAGCAGTGAGGACCCCAGCCCGCCTGGCGGCCACCTCGAGGGCTACCCATGCCCACACCTGGCATATGGCGAGCCCGAGAGCTTCGGTGACAACCTGTACGTGTGCATCCCGTGCGGCAAGGGCTTCCCCAGCTCAGAGCAGCTGAATGCGCACGTGGAGGCTcacgtggaggaggaggaagcgcTGTATGGCAGGGCTGAGGTGGCTGAAGTGGCTGCCGGCGGCCCTGGCCTAGGGCCCCCTTTTGGCGGTGGTGGGGACAAAGTCGCTGGGGCTCCTGGTGGCCTGGGAGAGCTGCTGAGGCCCTACCGCTGCGCGTCGTGCGACAAGAGCTACAAGGACCCGGCCACCCTGCGGCAGCACGAGAAGACGCACTGGCTAACCCGGCCCTATCCATGCACCATCTGCGGGAAGAAGTTCACGCAGCGTGGGACAATGACGCGCCACATGCGCAGCCACCTGGGCCTCAAGCCCTTCGCGTGCGACGCGTGCGGCATGCGCTTCACGCGCCAGTACCGCCTCACGGAGCACATGCGCATCCACTCTGGCGAGAAGCCCTACGAGTGCCAGGTGTGCGGCGGCAAGTTCGCACAGCAACGCAACCTCATCAGCCACATGAAGATGCATGCCGTCGGTGGCGCGGCCGGCGCAGCTGGGGCGCTGGCAGGCCTAGGAGGGCTACCCGGCGTTCCCGGCCCAGATGGCAAGGGCAAGCTCGACTTCCCCGAGGGCGTCTTTGCTGTGGCCCGCCTCACGGCTGAGCAGCTgagcctgaagcaggaggacaAGGCGGCTGCGGCTCAGCTGCTGGCGCAGACCACGCACTTCCTGCACGACCCCAAGGTGGCGCTCGAGAGCCTCTACCCGCTGGCCAAGTTCACCGCGGAGCTGGGCCTCAGCCCGGACAAGGCCGCCGAGGTGCTGAGCCAGGGCGCTCACCTGGCCGCCGGACCCGACGGCCGGACCATCGACCGTTTCTCGCCCACCTAG
- the HIC1 gene encoding hypermethylated in cancer 1 protein isoform X1 — protein MTFPEADILLKSGECAGQTMLDTMEAPGHSRQLLLQLNNQRTKGFLCDVIIVVQNALFRAHKNVLAASSAYLKSLVVHDNLLNLDHDMVSPAVFRLVLDFIYTGRLADGAEAAAAAAVAPGAEPSLGTVLAAASYLQIPDLVALCKKRLKRHGKYCHLRGGGGGGGGYAPYGRPGRGLRAATPVIQACYSSPAGPPPPPAAEPPSGPEAAVNTHCAELYASGPGPAAALCAPERRCSPLCGLDLSKKSPPGSAAPERPLGERELPPRPDSPPSAGPTAYKEPPLALPPLPPLPPLPFQKPEEAAPPPDPFRGGVGSPGPEPSGRPDGSSLLYRWMKHEPGLGSYDELGRERGSPGERCEERGGDAAASPGGLPLGLAPPPRYPGSLDGPGTGGDGDDYKSSSEETGSSEDPSPPGGHLEGYPCPHLAYGEPESFGDNLYVCIPCGKGFPSSEQLNAHVEAHVEEEEALYGRAEVAEVAAGGPGLGPPFGGGGDKVAGAPGGLGELLRPYRCASCDKSYKDPATLRQHEKTHWLTRPYPCTICGKKFTQRGTMTRHMRSHLGLKPFACDACGMRFTRQYRLTEHMRIHSGEKPYECQVCGGKFAQQRNLISHMKMHAVGGAAGAAGALAGLGGLPGVPGPDGKGKLDFPEGVFAVARLTAEQLSLKQEDKAAAAQLLAQTTHFLHDPKVALESLYPLAKFTAELGLSPDKAAEVLSQGAHLAAGPDGRTIDRFSPT, from the exons ATGACTTTTCCTGAAGCGGACATTTTACTTAAATCGG GAGAGTGTGCTGGGCAGACGATGCTGGACACGATGGAGGCGCCCGGCCACTCGAggcagctgctgctgcagctcaACAACCAGCGCACCAAGGGCTTCTTATGCGACGTGATTATCGTAGTGCAGAACGCCCTCTTCCGCGCGCACAAGAACGTGCTGGCGGCCAGCAGCGCCTACCTCAAGTCCCTGGTGGTGCATGACAACCTGCTCAACCTGGACCATGACATGGTGAGCCCGGCCGTGTTCCGCCTGGTGCTGGACTTTATCTACACCGGCCGCCTGGCTGACGGcgcagaggcagcagcagcagcggccgTGGCCCCGGGGGCCGAGCCGAGCCTGGGCACCGTGCTGGCCGCCGCCAGCTACCTGCAGATCCCTGACCTCGTGGCACTGTGCAAGAAGCGCCTCAAGCGCCATGGCAAGTACTGCCACCTGCGGGGcggtggcggcggtggcggcggctaTGCTCCCTACGGGCGACCCGGCCGGGGCCTGAGGGCCGCCACGCCCGTTATCCAGGCCTGCTACTCCTCCCCGGCTGGGCCTCCACCGCCGCCTGCCGCGGAGCCGCCGTCAGGCCCCGAGGCCGCGGTCAACACGCACTGCGCGGAGCTGTACGCCTCGGGCCCCGGCCCGGCCGCCGCACTCTGTGCTCCGGAGCGCCGCTGCTCCCCTCTCTGTGGCCTGGACTTGTCGAAGAAGAGCCCACCTGGCTCTGCGGCTCCCGAGCGGCCGCTAGGTGAGCGCGAGCTGCCCCCGCGCCCAGACAGCCCTCCCAGCGCCGGCCCCACCGCCTACAAGGAGCCACCACTCGCCTTGCCGCCGCTGCCTCCGCTGCCTCCGCTGCCCTTCCAGAAGCCTGAGGAGGCCGCACCGCCTCCGGACCCGTTCCGTGGCGGCGTTGGCAGCCCGGGACCCGAGCCTTCCGGCCGCCCCGACGGGTCCAGCCTCCTCTACCGCTGGATGAAGCACGAGCCGGGTCTGGGTAGCTACGACGAGCTGGGCCGGGAGCGCGGCTCCCCGGGCGAGCGCTGCGAGGAGCGTGGCGGGGACGCGGCCGCCTCGCCCGGGGGGCTCCCGCTTGGCCTAGCACCACCGCCACGCTATCCAGGCAGCCTGGACGGGCCGGGCACGGGCGGTGACGGCGACGACTACAAGAGCAGCAGCGAGGAGACTGGCAGCAGTGAGGACCCCAGCCCGCCTGGCGGCCACCTCGAGGGCTACCCATGCCCACACCTGGCATATGGCGAGCCCGAGAGCTTCGGTGACAACCTGTACGTGTGCATCCCGTGCGGCAAGGGCTTCCCCAGCTCAGAGCAGCTGAATGCGCACGTGGAGGCTcacgtggaggaggaggaagcgcTGTATGGCAGGGCTGAGGTGGCTGAAGTGGCTGCCGGCGGCCCTGGCCTAGGGCCCCCTTTTGGCGGTGGTGGGGACAAAGTCGCTGGGGCTCCTGGTGGCCTGGGAGAGCTGCTGAGGCCCTACCGCTGCGCGTCGTGCGACAAGAGCTACAAGGACCCGGCCACCCTGCGGCAGCACGAGAAGACGCACTGGCTAACCCGGCCCTATCCATGCACCATCTGCGGGAAGAAGTTCACGCAGCGTGGGACAATGACGCGCCACATGCGCAGCCACCTGGGCCTCAAGCCCTTCGCGTGCGACGCGTGCGGCATGCGCTTCACGCGCCAGTACCGCCTCACGGAGCACATGCGCATCCACTCTGGCGAGAAGCCCTACGAGTGCCAGGTGTGCGGCGGCAAGTTCGCACAGCAACGCAACCTCATCAGCCACATGAAGATGCATGCCGTCGGTGGCGCGGCCGGCGCAGCTGGGGCGCTGGCAGGCCTAGGAGGGCTACCCGGCGTTCCCGGCCCAGATGGCAAGGGCAAGCTCGACTTCCCCGAGGGCGTCTTTGCTGTGGCCCGCCTCACGGCTGAGCAGCTgagcctgaagcaggaggacaAGGCGGCTGCGGCTCAGCTGCTGGCGCAGACCACGCACTTCCTGCACGACCCCAAGGTGGCGCTCGAGAGCCTCTACCCGCTGGCCAAGTTCACCGCGGAGCTGGGCCTCAGCCCGGACAAGGCCGCCGAGGTGCTGAGCCAGGGCGCTCACCTGGCCGCCGGACCCGACGGCCGGACCATCGACCGTTTCTCGCCCACCTAG